In Nocardioides nitrophenolicus, the genomic window CGGCCGCGGTGCCTGACGATGTCGCCGCCGGCGGGGCCGCACAGTCCCTGGGTGATGGTGCTGTCGAGCAGCACCGTGGGTACGGCGAGCGACCAGTCGGTCAGCGAGGCGGACTGGCGCCAGGTCTGCGCGTACGAGCAGCGCGCGAAGTCGCCCTCGGACGCGAACAGGTAGTAGAGGCCGCCGTGGCGGGCGAGGACCGGGTTCTCGATGACGCCCTCCGCGCGGACCAGCTCGGTGCTGGGGTTCGCGGGGTCCTGGCCGGTGCGCACCCGCCGGCCGCTCTTGCTCAGTGGCAGCAGCCGGATCGACGAGGGCCGGCCGTCGGTCTTGTAGAGCAGGTAGCTCTGGCCGCCCTCGCGGTAGTACGACGGGTCGATGACGCCGCGGCTCGGCAGGTCCGGCGTGACGACGGGATCCTGCGCGGTCGGCACCAGTGCCTGCGACGGGCACACCAGCGGCCGGCCGCCGACCGGCTTGAACGCGCCGAGCGCCTTCTTCGCGACGGCGACGCCGATGCAGCGCCCGAAGTCGCCGAGCCCGGCCACGGGCACGGCGTAGTAGAGCAGCCACCGGCGGCCGACCTTGGCGATGTCGGCGGCCCAGATGCCGCCGTCGGCGAGCGCCCACTTCGGGCGGTGGGTGAGCACCGGGTGCTGGTAGCGCCAGGGATGCCCGGGGTCCTTGTAGGCCCGGTTGATCTGCGGCCCGGTCGCCACGACGACCATCCGCTTGCCGACCATGGTCACGCTCGGGTCGCCCACGTTGCCGTCGAAGAAGGGCTCCGGGTAGCCCCGGTCGTCGGCCCGCGCCGGGGTCGTCGCGCACAGGCTGACCACCAGCGCGGCGAGGACGGCGAGGCAGCAGGCGAGACGCGGAGCGGTACGAGGCACCCGCAGACCATAGGCGACGGCCGCCCCGGTTTCCCGGAGCGGCCGTCGGACGCGCGTCAGCGAGGGCTCAGAACGCGGCCTCGTCGAGGTCCATCAGGTCCAGGCCGGTGGCCTGGGCGATGGCGAGCTCGGCCGAGACGCGGGGCAGGTTGAGCTGCGCGAACCACTGCGCCGCGGCGACCTTGCCCTCGTAGTAGGCCTGGTCGGAGCCGGCGCCGCCGTCGAGCTTGGCGAGCGCGACCTCGGCACCGCGGAGCAGCAGCCAGGCGCAGACCACGTCACCGAGCACCATCAGCAGGCGCGTGGTGTTGAGGCCGACCTTGTAGATGTTCTTGATCTCGCCCTGGGCGGACATGAGGTCGTTGATCATCAGGCCGACCATGGCCTCGGCGTCGGCCAGCGCGGTCGCGAGCAGCTCACGCTCGTTCTTGAGCCGGCCGTTGCCGGCCTCGGACTCGATGAAGGCCTTGATCTCGCCCGCGAGGTGGCCCAGCGCCTTGCCCTGGTCCTTGACGATCTTGCGGAAGAAGAAGTCCTGGCCCTGGATCGCGGTGGTGCCCTCGTAGAGGGTGTCGATCTTGGCGTCGCGGACGTACTGCTCGATCGGGTACTCCTGCAGGAAGCCCGACCCGCCGAAGGTCTGCAGCGACTCGGTGCCGAGCAGCACCCACGAGCGCTCCGAGCCGTAGCCCTTGACGATCGGGAGCAGCAGGTCGTTGACCGCCTCGGCGAGCTCGTCGCGCTCCCCGGCGGCCTTGGCCAGCTGGACCTTGTCCTGCCAGGTCGAGGTGAAGACGACCAGTGAGCGCATCGCCTCGGCGAAGGACTTCTGGGTCATCAGCGAGCGGCGGACGTCGGGGTGGTGGGTGATCGTCACCCGCGGCGCGGCCTTGTCGGCGGACTGCGTGAGGTCGGCGCCCTGGACCCGCTCCTTGGCGTACTCGAGCGCGTTGAGGTAGCCGGTCGACAGCGTGGCGATGGCCTTGGTGCCGACCATCATCCGGGCGTTCTCGATGACGTCGAACATCTGCCGGATGCCGTCGTGGACCTCGCCGAGCAGCCAGCCCTGGGCGGGCTCGCCGCCGCCGACCTGCGGGTCGCCGAAGGTAAGCTCGCAGGTGTTGGACACCTTGATGCCCATCTTGTGCTCGACGTTGGTGACGTAGACGCCGTTGCGCTCGCCGGTCAGCTCGCCGGTCTCGTGGTCGAAGTGGTACTTCGGCACGAGGAACAGGCTCAGGCCCTTGGTGCCCGGGCCACCCACGCCCTCGACGCCCTTCGGTCGGGCGAGGACGAGGTGCATGATGTTCTCCTGCAGGTCCGACTCGGCGCTGGTGATGAAGCGCTTGACGCCGGAGATGTTCCAGGAGCCGTCCTCGTTGGGGGTGGCGAAGGTCTTGCCAGCGCCCACGTCGGAGCCCGCGTCG contains:
- a CDS encoding family 43 glycosylhydrolase — encoded protein: MPRTAPRLACCLAVLAALVVSLCATTPARADDRGYPEPFFDGNVGDPSVTMVGKRMVVVATGPQINRAYKDPGHPWRYQHPVLTHRPKWALADGGIWAADIAKVGRRWLLYYAVPVAGLGDFGRCIGVAVAKKALGAFKPVGGRPLVCPSQALVPTAQDPVVTPDLPSRGVIDPSYYREGGQSYLLYKTDGRPSSIRLLPLSKSGRRVRTGQDPANPSTELVRAEGVIENPVLARHGGLYYLFASEGDFARCSYAQTWRQSASLTDWSLAVPTVLLDSTITQGLCGPAGGDIVRHRGRTTLYFHGWVRLHSSKPKGANYWAWNGGEKYGRRAMYAARLTFPGGVPTVKRYLTRSGVPQRVPTPY
- a CDS encoding acyl-CoA dehydrogenase, which translates into the protein MSHYKSNLRDIEFNLFELFNVQDYLGTGLYEEMDADTAREILSEVERIAREDLAASYVDSDRNPPVFDPKTNTAPVPASFKKSYDTWMESGFWGLGLPEEIGGTTAPPSLVWASGEMVLGSHAPIWMYCTGPSMGSVVFKNANGVARDVRIAEIMVERLWGATMVLTEPDAGSDVGAGKTFATPNEDGSWNISGVKRFITSAESDLQENIMHLVLARPKGVEGVGGPGTKGLSLFLVPKYHFDHETGELTGERNGVYVTNVEHKMGIKVSNTCELTFGDPQVGGGEPAQGWLLGEVHDGIRQMFDVIENARMMVGTKAIATLSTGYLNALEYAKERVQGADLTQSADKAAPRVTITHHPDVRRSLMTQKSFAEAMRSLVVFTSTWQDKVQLAKAAGERDELAEAVNDLLLPIVKGYGSERSWVLLGTESLQTFGGSGFLQEYPIEQYVRDAKIDTLYEGTTAIQGQDFFFRKIVKDQGKALGHLAGEIKAFIESEAGNGRLKNERELLATALADAEAMVGLMINDLMSAQGEIKNIYKVGLNTTRLLMVLGDVVCAWLLLRGAEVALAKLDGGAGSDQAYYEGKVAAAQWFAQLNLPRVSAELAIAQATGLDLMDLDEAAF